A single window of Syntrophus aciditrophicus SB DNA harbors:
- a CDS encoding hydrogenase 3 maturation endopeptidase HyCI → MITIGNSLRADDGVGPFIGRKIADQKDFLVLNALMNPEDIVEDAIAYRPGKIVVIDAADFGGSPGEIRTIPLDQIQRYTVFSTHHFPISVLLGIIREETNASMAILGIQPESVEFGECMCSEVRQTALDIIEYLNNLCNSL, encoded by the coding sequence ATGATTACGATCGGCAATTCCCTGAGGGCCGACGATGGCGTCGGCCCTTTCATCGGGAGGAAAATTGCCGATCAGAAGGACTTCCTTGTCCTGAATGCCCTGATGAATCCGGAAGATATCGTGGAGGATGCGATCGCTTATCGACCTGGAAAAATAGTCGTCATCGATGCCGCGGATTTCGGTGGCTCACCGGGAGAAATACGAACCATTCCCCTTGATCAGATTCAGCGTTATACGGTTTTTTCCACCCACCATTTCCCGATTTCCGTGCTCCTGGGCATCATTCGGGAAGAGACGAACGCCAGCATGGCGATTCTGGGCATCCAGCCGGAATCCGTAGAATTCGGTGAATGCATGTGTTCCGAGGTCCGGCAGACCGCCCTGGATATCATTGAATATCTGAATAATCTCTGCAACTCGTTATAG
- a CDS encoding cytochrome b, with protein sequence MERMLMKPKVAFFDFACCEGCQLQVANLGEALLDILGAIDVVEFREVMSEKWDKNYDVAIVEGSITDEHAEQRIRKIRDRSAVLIAYGSCATIGGVNGMKNSFVLDEIRQSVYGKDYQLFDSKKTRPIHQVVKVDYFINGCPVYHPEVIEVLKCALRGVPYAVPDNPVCSECKLNENVCMYDRGVACLGPWTKAGCNSWCINNGNICYGCRGMVTNPARNGANDIMARYDLNFDLIRNKFDMYNKCSEEDKNG encoded by the coding sequence ATGGAAAGGATGCTTATGAAACCCAAAGTTGCCTTTTTTGATTTCGCCTGCTGCGAAGGGTGCCAGCTTCAGGTTGCCAACCTGGGCGAAGCCCTTCTGGATATCCTGGGCGCCATCGACGTGGTGGAGTTTCGGGAAGTGATGTCGGAGAAGTGGGACAAAAACTACGACGTTGCGATTGTAGAAGGCAGTATTACGGACGAACATGCGGAACAACGGATCAGGAAAATCCGGGATAGATCCGCTGTGCTTATCGCCTACGGTTCCTGTGCGACAATCGGCGGCGTCAACGGCATGAAGAACTCCTTCGTTCTGGACGAGATCCGGCAGTCCGTTTACGGGAAGGATTATCAACTCTTTGACAGCAAGAAGACGCGGCCGATCCATCAGGTCGTCAAGGTGGACTATTTCATCAACGGTTGTCCCGTTTATCACCCTGAGGTGATCGAGGTCCTGAAATGCGCCCTCCGGGGCGTTCCCTACGCCGTGCCGGACAATCCCGTCTGTTCGGAGTGTAAACTGAATGAAAATGTCTGCATGTACGATCGGGGGGTCGCCTGTCTGGGCCCCTGGACGAAAGCGGGCTGTAATTCCTGGTGCATCAACAACGGCAACATCTGTTACGGATGCCGGGGCATGGTGACCAATCCCGCCAGAAACGGGGCCAATGATATTATGGCCCGGTATGATCTGAATTTCGATTTGATTCGAAACAAATTCGACATGTATAACAAATGCAGCGAGGAAGATAAAAATGGCTAA
- a CDS encoding alkaline phosphatase family protein, which translates to MRCILLLLDGLGDRSHPVLDGQTPLQAADTPNLDKIAAIGMNGLFHSHLQGAALPSELAHFLMFGYRLEEFPGRGVVEALGEGLDVHEGDAALLARIFSVVRDGNTLVLHHENPKLDRESCQILHEAVGRFSRDGISVEFLPTRGIAGILLLRGDVLSAITDSNPIAEGRPLMQVLPLRSKVEDPRARKTAEVLNAYLRWSHQTLSEHPLNKNRKEQGLPPINAVGTQRAGMLGRLPSFSEKWGLKGLMIASGAVYHGIGQVIGMDIRKVGDTNDPGRDLRERLERAHRAREYDFIHVHTKVTDEAGHTRNPLIKKRVIEAVDSALDYAVEEIIPDDDVLFIVTADHSTASSGTMIHTGESVPLVMTGKYVRRDDVRNFDEVSCAAGGLSLVRGKELMYLVLNFLDRGKLWGLMDSPDDQPFTPGRYSPLLVD; encoded by the coding sequence ATGCGCTGCATCCTTCTTCTTCTCGACGGTCTCGGTGACCGGAGCCATCCCGTTCTGGACGGCCAAACCCCCCTCCAGGCCGCCGACACCCCCAATCTCGACAAAATCGCGGCAATCGGCATGAACGGGCTTTTTCATTCCCATCTCCAAGGCGCGGCATTGCCGAGCGAACTGGCCCACTTTCTCATGTTCGGGTATCGCCTGGAGGAATTTCCCGGCCGGGGTGTGGTCGAAGCGCTTGGGGAAGGTCTCGATGTCCACGAGGGGGATGCGGCCCTCCTGGCCCGGATCTTTTCCGTGGTCAGGGACGGGAACACCCTCGTTCTCCATCATGAGAATCCGAAGCTGGACCGGGAAAGCTGTCAAATTCTCCATGAAGCGGTCGGACGCTTCAGCCGGGACGGCATTTCAGTGGAGTTTCTGCCCACCAGAGGGATCGCAGGCATCCTCCTGCTCCGTGGGGACGTATTGAGCGCTATCACCGATTCCAATCCGATTGCCGAAGGGCGTCCTCTCATGCAGGTCCTTCCCTTGCGATCCAAGGTCGAGGATCCCCGCGCCCGAAAAACCGCCGAGGTCCTCAATGCCTATCTCCGCTGGAGCCACCAGACGCTCTCGGAACACCCTCTCAACAAAAACCGGAAAGAACAGGGGCTTCCCCCCATCAACGCCGTCGGCACCCAGCGGGCCGGGATGCTGGGCAGACTGCCTTCGTTTTCGGAAAAGTGGGGGCTCAAGGGGTTGATGATCGCCTCCGGTGCGGTTTACCACGGTATCGGTCAGGTGATCGGCATGGATATCCGGAAGGTCGGAGATACAAACGACCCAGGCCGGGATCTTCGAGAGCGGCTCGAAAGGGCGCATCGGGCTCGGGAATATGATTTCATCCACGTCCATACCAAAGTCACGGACGAGGCGGGCCACACGAGAAATCCCCTGATCAAGAAAAGGGTCATCGAGGCGGTCGACTCGGCGCTGGACTACGCCGTTGAAGAAATCATCCCCGATGATGACGTCCTTTTCATCGTGACCGCCGATCATTCCACCGCCTCCTCCGGAACCATGATCCATACCGGCGAGAGCGTGCCGCTGGTCATGACCGGCAAATACGTGCGGAGGGATGACGTCCGGAATTTCGACGAGGTCAGCTGCGCCGCCGGCGGGCTCAGCCTCGTCCGGGGAAAGGAGCTCATGTATCTGGTGCTCAACTTCCTGGATCGGGGAAAACTCTGGGGGCTCATGGATTCGCCCGATGACCAGCCGTTCACGCCGGGCCGATACAGCCCTCTGCTGGTGGACTGA
- a CDS encoding phosphate ABC transporter ATP-binding protein yields MKTTLQDKTKIQVEDLNFFYRDRHILKDLTVRFAENSITALIGPSGAGKSTFLITLNRLWENLPEARMSGKVEITLDGLRRDIYQGNLPVTELRRQVAMVFQTPNPLPMSISRNIAFPLKMAGNRNQEEMRHRVEQALKMAYLWEEVKDRMNDDARKLSGGQQQRLCIARALVLEPEVLLMDEPTSSLDSTATEVIEDLLLELRQHLTILVVSHYLDQVKRVADRVVTFEDGVIISS; encoded by the coding sequence ATGAAAACAACTCTGCAGGATAAGACAAAAATACAGGTTGAGGATCTCAACTTTTTCTATCGGGATCGTCACATCCTGAAAGACCTGACGGTCCGGTTTGCAGAAAATTCCATCACGGCGCTTATCGGTCCTTCGGGGGCGGGAAAATCCACCTTCCTGATCACCTTGAACCGCCTTTGGGAAAACCTCCCCGAGGCCAGGATGAGCGGCAAAGTGGAGATCACCCTCGATGGGCTGCGTCGCGACATCTACCAGGGGAATCTTCCGGTAACGGAGTTGAGGAGGCAGGTGGCGATGGTCTTCCAGACACCCAACCCGTTGCCCATGAGCATCTCCAGAAACATTGCCTTTCCCCTGAAGATGGCAGGCAACAGGAATCAGGAGGAAATGCGGCACAGGGTGGAGCAGGCCCTGAAAATGGCCTATCTCTGGGAGGAAGTGAAAGACCGGATGAACGATGACGCCCGGAAACTTTCCGGGGGACAGCAGCAGCGGCTCTGCATCGCCCGGGCGCTGGTTCTTGAACCGGAGGTTTTACTGATGGACGAGCCTACCTCTTCACTGGATTCGACCGCCACGGAAGTCATTGAAGACTTGCTTCTGGAACTCAGGCAGCACCTGACCATTCTGGTGGTCTCTCATTACCTGGATCAGGTGAAGCGGGTCGCGGATCGGGTGGTCACCTTTGAAGACGGCGTCATTATTTCTTCATAA
- a CDS encoding sugar phosphate isomerase/epimerase family protein — translation MQPQIAMCNIFDQDADKLAEFAFGNGFSAIDWSIDPCLPQDQFLSRMKTLSDFQLRYHCRFFGVDIAYTDRRGEDSLHLLMSTVEQVAQAGGRHMTIHSGLGNPSGEGIDLAKAIDNLSVLVEYGNSNGVAVALENLMTPLTNDPRLFNHIIAESGAFVTIDIGHAHGVRNLYPQMNICGEYVLPNRDKLLNAHIYHTELEGYGHIAPESLTDISSRLDLLGMAESCDWWVIELMSPEKVLSTRDLLVSYLDCRSLLSVGEQQKQPLALFAA, via the coding sequence ATGCAGCCACAGATCGCCATGTGCAATATCTTTGACCAGGATGCGGATAAGCTGGCGGAATTCGCCTTTGGGAACGGTTTCTCGGCCATCGACTGGTCAATCGATCCCTGTCTGCCGCAGGATCAGTTTCTTTCCCGCATGAAGACACTTTCCGATTTCCAGCTTCGTTATCACTGCCGTTTCTTCGGAGTGGACATCGCCTACACTGACCGTCGCGGCGAAGACTCCCTTCATCTCCTGATGAGCACCGTGGAGCAAGTAGCCCAGGCCGGCGGAAGGCACATGACAATCCATTCCGGGCTCGGCAATCCGTCCGGGGAAGGGATCGACCTGGCAAAAGCTATCGACAATCTGTCCGTTCTCGTGGAATACGGCAACAGTAACGGTGTGGCCGTGGCTCTGGAAAACCTGATGACCCCCTTGACCAATGACCCGCGCCTCTTCAATCACATCATTGCAGAAAGCGGTGCGTTCGTGACCATCGATATCGGCCATGCCCATGGAGTAAGAAATCTTTATCCGCAAATGAACATCTGCGGCGAGTATGTTCTCCCCAACAGGGATAAGCTCCTGAATGCCCATATTTATCATACGGAACTGGAAGGGTATGGACACATTGCTCCCGAGAGTCTTACGGACATCTCCAGCCGTCTGGATCTCCTTGGGATGGCGGAATCCTGTGACTGGTGGGTTATTGAACTGATGAGTCCGGAGAAAGTTCTCTCCACTCGAGACCTTCTCGTGAGCTACCTCGATTGCCGCTCCCTCCTGTCTGTCGGGGAACAGCAGAAGCAGCCGCTGGCCCTGTTTGCCGCGTAA
- a CDS encoding Ni/Fe hydrogenase subunit alpha, giving the protein MANKTVKIDVEYLTRVEGHGNIVIDVKEGKIDKCEFQVVESPRLFEGMLRGRSIFEAQHITSRICGICSCGHSLASIQAAEDALGVTPTEQTIKLRKLLLDYEFLDSHVLHVYLLAAPDVLGVPSFVPLVKTHNAVVRRALRMKKLCNDVCDILVGRHVHPISAIVGGFTKLPRPKDLDAMLEMLESMRDDMAETLALAKTLQFPDFYRETEYVGLVSDDEEYPLLMGDVGSTDGKRLGKKDYRQATNEFIDPRSSAKFAKWSRDSYLVGALARFNLNSDKLHPTAKAIAEELGLKPICHNPYLNTVAQVVEIVHCYEHAIDLIKDLKKNGINYDEEIVVGVNEQQKIPVRAGDGVGAVEVPRGILFHNYVTDSNGIIEQANCIIPTNQNIANIEYDMMKLLPEILDQTKEEITLKMEMLVRAYDPCISCSAHYLNVKFVE; this is encoded by the coding sequence ATGGCTAATAAAACCGTAAAGATAGACGTCGAATATCTTACCCGCGTAGAAGGGCACGGCAACATCGTCATCGATGTCAAGGAAGGGAAAATCGATAAGTGTGAATTTCAGGTCGTGGAATCTCCCCGGTTGTTCGAAGGGATGCTGCGGGGAAGGTCCATTTTTGAAGCCCAGCACATTACGTCGAGGATCTGCGGGATCTGCTCCTGTGGCCATTCCCTGGCCTCCATTCAGGCGGCGGAGGACGCCCTCGGCGTAACCCCTACGGAGCAGACGATCAAACTGAGGAAACTCCTTCTCGACTACGAATTCCTGGACAGCCACGTCCTGCATGTTTACCTGCTGGCAGCCCCGGATGTCCTCGGCGTTCCCAGTTTCGTTCCCCTCGTGAAAACCCATAATGCGGTGGTCCGCCGCGCCCTGCGGATGAAGAAGCTCTGCAACGATGTCTGCGATATCCTGGTGGGGCGTCATGTCCACCCGATTTCCGCTATTGTCGGCGGATTTACCAAGCTTCCGCGGCCGAAGGACCTGGATGCCATGCTTGAAATGCTGGAGTCCATGAGGGACGACATGGCGGAAACACTGGCACTGGCGAAGACCCTCCAGTTCCCCGATTTTTACCGGGAGACGGAGTATGTGGGACTCGTGTCGGACGACGAGGAGTACCCTCTGCTCATGGGCGATGTGGGTTCGACGGACGGAAAGCGTCTGGGAAAGAAGGATTACCGGCAGGCGACCAACGAGTTCATCGATCCCCGTTCTTCCGCCAAGTTTGCAAAATGGTCGCGGGACTCCTACCTGGTTGGAGCCCTGGCGCGGTTCAATCTCAATAGCGATAAGCTTCATCCCACGGCGAAGGCGATTGCCGAAGAACTGGGTTTGAAGCCGATCTGCCACAATCCTTATCTGAACACGGTGGCCCAGGTTGTGGAAATCGTTCACTGTTATGAGCATGCGATCGATCTGATCAAGGATTTGAAGAAAAACGGCATCAATTACGATGAAGAGATCGTGGTCGGCGTGAACGAGCAGCAGAAAATTCCCGTCCGAGCGGGAGACGGCGTCGGCGCCGTCGAGGTGCCCCGGGGCATCCTGTTCCACAACTATGTTACAGATTCGAATGGGATTATCGAACAGGCCAACTGCATCATCCCGACAAACCAGAACATCGCCAATATCGAATACGACATGATGAAGCTGCTTCCCGAGATTCTCGACCAGACAAAGGAAGAAATCACCCTGAAGATGGAAATGCTGGTTCGGGCTTACGATCCCTGCATTTCCTGCTCCGCCCATTATCTGAATGTCAAATTTGTTGAATGA
- a CDS encoding phosphate ABC transporter substrate-binding protein, whose protein sequence is MRKKCIVTVLAMIFSLFVLTAGGVAGELDAFKGQRGTLKISGGTAHIPVMKEAAQRIMSAYPDIQISIAAGGSGVGIKQVGEGLVNIGNTGRKPTDDEIARYQLKLHQWALDGVGVVVSPKNRVKALTKAQVMDIFTGRINNWKSVGGENRKINIYTRDEASGTREVFWEKALDKGTIAPVANVVVSNGAMKSAIAQDPYGIGYVSVGHIDRTVAPVALDGVIPTIKTVKEGKYKIVRGLYSNTKGEPTGLTRAFINYLYTPEGRKIIEKEGFIPFP, encoded by the coding sequence ATGAGAAAAAAATGTATCGTTACAGTGCTTGCCATGATCTTTTCCCTGTTTGTTCTGACCGCCGGCGGCGTCGCGGGAGAACTGGACGCCTTCAAGGGACAGAGGGGGACGTTGAAGATCTCGGGCGGCACGGCCCATATCCCGGTCATGAAAGAGGCGGCTCAGAGGATCATGAGCGCCTATCCCGACATCCAGATCAGCATTGCCGCCGGCGGGTCCGGGGTCGGCATCAAGCAGGTCGGCGAAGGCCTGGTCAACATCGGGAACACGGGAAGAAAACCGACTGACGATGAGATTGCCCGGTATCAGCTCAAGCTGCATCAGTGGGCTCTGGACGGCGTCGGTGTAGTCGTCAGTCCGAAAAACAGAGTCAAGGCGCTTACCAAGGCTCAGGTGATGGATATCTTCACGGGTCGGATCAACAACTGGAAAAGCGTCGGCGGCGAAAACAGGAAAATAAACATTTACACCCGCGATGAAGCGAGCGGCACCCGCGAGGTTTTCTGGGAAAAAGCGCTGGATAAGGGGACTATTGCTCCCGTTGCCAACGTGGTGGTTTCCAACGGGGCGATGAAATCGGCCATTGCCCAGGATCCTTACGGCATCGGCTATGTTTCCGTCGGTCACATTGACCGCACTGTTGCGCCGGTCGCCCTGGATGGCGTGATCCCGACGATCAAGACGGTGAAAGAAGGCAAATACAAGATCGTCCGGGGGCTTTACAGCAACACGAAAGGCGAACCCACCGGCCTCACCAGGGCCTTCATCAATTACCTGTACACTCCGGAAGGTCGGAAGATTATAGAAAAGGAAGGATTTATTCCCTTTCCATGA
- the pstC gene encoding phosphate ABC transporter permease subunit PstC codes for MSDWKERGAEKIFLLSTIISSSITLLILGFMAFMALPLLRGGLFYLLTEPWAPQQGLYGIYPMIVGTAVISLLSLLFAFPLSLGCSFLISSIGPKSLSAAFRRMVQMMTGIPTVIYGFVGIFLLVPVIRELFQSGSGMCIFTASLMLGVLIAPTMILFFCDSFDRVPRSYIDAADSLGANRAQTLLYVIIPLARKGIFIGVLLAFGRAMGDTLVSLMIAGNSIATPGSLLDSVRTLTAHIALVIAADYESPEFRSIFACGLVLYLFIAVVILAVRRLAFRESGKRA; via the coding sequence ATGAGCGACTGGAAGGAACGGGGAGCTGAGAAGATTTTTCTCCTCTCCACTATAATCAGTTCATCCATAACCCTGCTGATTCTCGGTTTCATGGCGTTCATGGCCTTACCCCTCCTCCGTGGCGGGCTGTTCTATCTTCTCACGGAGCCATGGGCGCCTCAGCAGGGGCTTTACGGGATCTATCCCATGATCGTCGGCACTGCGGTCATTTCGCTTCTCAGTCTGCTTTTTGCCTTTCCGTTGAGTCTCGGCTGTTCGTTCCTCATCAGTTCCATAGGCCCGAAATCGCTGAGCGCCGCCTTCCGGAGGATGGTTCAGATGATGACGGGCATTCCCACCGTGATCTATGGCTTTGTCGGCATTTTTCTGCTTGTTCCTGTGATCCGGGAGCTTTTCCAGAGCGGTTCCGGGATGTGTATTTTCACCGCGTCCCTGATGCTGGGCGTCCTGATCGCCCCAACGATGATCCTCTTTTTCTGCGACAGTTTCGACCGGGTTCCCCGATCCTACATCGACGCCGCCGATTCCCTGGGCGCGAACCGCGCGCAGACGCTTTTATACGTTATTATCCCTTTGGCAAGGAAGGGCATCTTCATCGGAGTTCTTCTGGCTTTCGGCCGGGCGATGGGGGATACCCTCGTATCCCTCATGATTGCGGGAAATTCCATCGCGACGCCAGGGTCGCTTCTGGACTCGGTGCGCACGCTGACGGCCCACATCGCGCTGGTCATCGCCGCCGATTACGAAAGTCCGGAGTTTCGCTCCATCTTTGCCTGCGGCCTGGTGCTTTATCTTTTCATCGCCGTCGTTATTCTTGCCGTAAGACGCCTGGCCTTCCGGGAAAGCGGGAAACGGGCATGA
- a CDS encoding bifunctional alpha,alpha-trehalose-phosphate synthase (UDP-forming)/trehalose-phosphatase: MTSRSRRADTALCWWTEPMKWLFPLDVQLSGRGDKFRGGLIVASNREPYAHRMTDQGLQLEFSVGGVVSALDTVLRVTGGTWVAWGSGSGDREGADAGGRLWVPPENPAYTLRRIWLSAAAVENYYHGFCNLVLWPLFHDETDRIVYAPPFWAEYEKTNRVFAEAILEECRADSTIWIHDYHLCLVPRMLRGVSPDRTIAHFWHIPWPERELFACAPHGEEILAGLLGNDLLGFQIPLYAGNFMACAAACLGAGIDYDAMTVAWEGRITRIRRLREKYRLPRRVGLAVDRLDYTKGIVQRLRALELFFRDNPDFRGKFSFIQVAVMTRNGEPYLRHRREVENRIARINAEFGTADWRPIIYFKNKLDQQDLVACYRMADVAVITPLRDGMNLVAKEYVASRGDGDGVLILGRQAGAAAELTESILVDPTDIEACAAAIHEALTLSSGEKKKRMTQLREQVQGNTVYSWVGDILDELSLLPVTKQGGKHALAHEDEIAARLAGRELFLCLDFDGTLAPIVEQPELAAIPDDIRLLLAVLQEHYPVAVISGRSLDDIRNRVGLPGLVYAGSHGAETEKGTGGDGGRAALDAFLAAVHQALACLPGVQIEDKGLTVSIHFRRIAPVLLENFLDSFQGIARKFVGTVSVIEGRKVFEIRPQGATGKGDAVRQLLEGIGKGGLPVYMGDDTNDEEAFRAVRGNGITVAVGGSTEAEFYLRNQGEVRKFLALLARISLPDEKQCYAVDEGGTTK, from the coding sequence ATGACCAGCCGTTCACGCCGGGCCGATACAGCCCTCTGCTGGTGGACTGAACCCATGAAATGGCTGTTCCCACTGGACGTCCAGCTTTCCGGGAGAGGCGACAAGTTCCGGGGCGGGCTCATTGTCGCTTCCAACCGGGAACCGTACGCACACCGAATGACCGATCAGGGATTGCAACTGGAATTCTCTGTTGGCGGGGTCGTTTCAGCCCTCGATACGGTCCTGCGGGTGACAGGGGGAACATGGGTTGCCTGGGGAAGCGGCAGCGGCGACCGGGAGGGGGCGGATGCCGGTGGCCGTCTGTGGGTCCCGCCGGAAAACCCGGCCTATACCCTCAGAAGAATCTGGCTTTCCGCGGCAGCGGTGGAAAATTATTATCACGGGTTCTGCAATCTGGTCCTCTGGCCGCTCTTTCATGACGAAACGGATCGTATCGTCTACGCTCCCCCTTTCTGGGCGGAGTATGAAAAGACCAACCGGGTGTTTGCCGAAGCGATTCTCGAAGAATGCAGGGCGGATTCCACGATCTGGATCCATGACTATCACCTCTGCCTCGTTCCCCGGATGCTACGCGGGGTGTCCCCGGATCGGACCATCGCCCATTTCTGGCACATACCCTGGCCCGAGCGGGAACTGTTCGCCTGTGCCCCCCATGGCGAAGAAATCCTTGCCGGGCTTCTCGGAAATGACCTTCTCGGCTTTCAGATTCCTCTCTATGCAGGGAATTTCATGGCCTGTGCCGCGGCATGTCTCGGTGCGGGCATCGATTACGATGCCATGACCGTTGCCTGGGAGGGGCGCATCACCCGGATTCGGCGCCTCAGGGAAAAATACCGTCTGCCCCGGCGTGTCGGCCTTGCGGTCGACCGGCTCGACTACACCAAGGGAATCGTTCAGCGACTCCGGGCGCTTGAGCTTTTTTTCCGAGACAACCCTGACTTCCGGGGGAAATTTTCCTTCATTCAGGTTGCCGTCATGACTCGGAACGGGGAGCCGTACCTGCGCCACCGCCGGGAAGTCGAGAACCGAATCGCCCGAATCAACGCGGAGTTCGGCACGGCGGACTGGAGACCGATCATCTATTTCAAAAACAAACTAGATCAGCAGGATCTTGTTGCCTGTTACCGGATGGCGGATGTGGCCGTCATCACCCCGCTTCGTGACGGGATGAACCTGGTGGCGAAGGAATATGTGGCCTCCAGGGGAGACGGGGACGGCGTCCTGATCCTGGGCAGACAGGCCGGCGCAGCCGCCGAACTGACCGAGTCGATTCTTGTCGATCCAACTGATATCGAGGCATGCGCCGCCGCCATCCATGAGGCTCTCACTCTGTCCAGCGGGGAGAAAAAAAAGCGGATGACGCAGTTAAGGGAACAGGTGCAGGGGAATACGGTTTATTCCTGGGTCGGCGACATCCTCGATGAGCTTTCCCTCCTCCCCGTCACGAAACAGGGAGGAAAACATGCCCTCGCGCATGAGGATGAAATCGCCGCCCGCCTTGCCGGGCGGGAACTCTTTCTCTGCCTGGATTTCGACGGCACTCTCGCCCCCATCGTGGAGCAGCCGGAACTGGCGGCCATACCGGACGATATCCGCCTCCTCCTCGCCGTGCTGCAGGAGCATTATCCTGTCGCAGTGATCAGCGGCAGAAGCCTTGACGACATCAGGAATCGTGTGGGTTTGCCGGGCCTTGTGTATGCGGGGAGCCATGGGGCGGAGACGGAAAAGGGAACGGGCGGCGACGGCGGCCGCGCCGCACTGGATGCATTTCTCGCCGCGGTGCACCAGGCATTGGCCTGCCTTCCCGGGGTTCAGATAGAGGACAAGGGATTGACGGTCAGCATCCATTTCAGGCGGATAGCGCCGGTGCTTCTGGAGAATTTCCTGGATTCTTTCCAGGGGATTGCCCGGAAGTTTGTGGGAACGGTCAGTGTGATCGAAGGGAGAAAGGTCTTCGAGATCCGGCCGCAGGGGGCAACCGGCAAAGGGGACGCAGTGCGGCAGCTACTGGAGGGAATAGGTAAAGGAGGGCTTCCGGTCTATATGGGAGATGACACGAACGATGAAGAAGCGTTCCGGGCGGTTCGGGGGAATGGGATAACCGTCGCCGTCGGGGGAAGCACGGAGGCGGAATTCTATTTGAGGAACCAGGGGGAGGTCAGGAAATTCCTCGCGTTGCTGGCCCGGATCTCACTTCCCGATGAAAAACAATGCTACGCAGTGGACGAAGGGGGTACAACAAAATGA
- the pstA gene encoding phosphate ABC transporter permease PstA — MKRTGEKLTIWYSWTCGLILSAAVFSILAYLVFKGAGTLNMKLIFGDASPLRAVFLQQRVFEGLFPAIVGTFILVALSIAFALPIGFATGIYLAEYADFRVKNAFNLIFDILAGIPSIVVGLFGFALAVFLHKHYSSSIQPCLLISSLALAFLVLPYIIRTTQIALEGLSPDTRLTALALGATKLQNLFYVLIPQSLSGMVSGLILAIGRCAEDTAVIMLTGVVVAAGVPKSALAPYEALPFYIYYISSQYTSPEELMNGYGAALILLLLCLFLFTLAFVIKKRLTYLAFYRP; from the coding sequence ATGAAACGGACGGGGGAAAAACTGACGATCTGGTATTCGTGGACCTGCGGGCTGATTCTGTCCGCCGCTGTTTTCTCCATTCTCGCCTACCTTGTATTCAAAGGGGCCGGAACGCTTAATATGAAGCTGATCTTCGGGGATGCTTCCCCTCTGAGGGCTGTTTTCCTTCAGCAGCGCGTTTTCGAGGGCCTGTTCCCCGCTATCGTCGGCACCTTTATCCTGGTCGCTCTGTCCATTGCTTTCGCGCTGCCGATCGGCTTCGCCACGGGCATTTACCTCGCGGAATACGCGGACTTCCGGGTCAAAAACGCCTTCAACCTGATTTTTGATATCCTTGCCGGCATTCCGTCCATCGTGGTGGGGCTCTTCGGATTCGCGCTGGCTGTTTTTCTCCACAAGCACTATTCCAGCAGCATCCAGCCGTGCCTCCTTATCTCGAGTCTTGCCCTCGCCTTTCTCGTTCTGCCGTACATCATCCGGACCACGCAGATCGCCCTGGAAGGTCTTTCTCCCGATACCCGCCTGACGGCCCTCGCCCTTGGGGCAACGAAACTGCAGAACCTGTTTTATGTCCTGATTCCCCAGTCCCTTTCCGGAATGGTCAGCGGGCTCATTCTGGCCATCGGCCGCTGCGCGGAGGATACAGCGGTCATCATGCTAACGGGAGTCGTAGTGGCGGCGGGAGTTCCGAAATCCGCTCTTGCCCCCTATGAAGCGCTGCCGTTCTACATCTATTACATTTCTTCCCAGTACACCTCGCCGGAAGAACTGATGAACGGTTATGGAGCGGCCCTGATTCTGCTTCTACTCTGCCTGTTCCTTTTCACCCTCGCCTTCGTCATCAAAAAACGCCTCACCTATCTCGCTTTTTATCGCCCATGA